The window AAGGGTATATGAATAGAAAAATCAAAATGCTCGGCTACACTTTCAAGCATTTGCGGATAATAGTTACTTGTTGATTTGCTCCAGGGTATTATGGCACCTTGGGCAATTGATTTCCTCGTATCTGGTACTATTAGGTCTGGGTCAACCTCATTTTTAAAGCCCAGTCCGCTGCAGGCCTGGCAGGCCCCATAGGGGCTGTTAAAGGAAAATGTCCTTGGATTTACCTCTTCAAAACTAATTCCACAATCCATACAGGCAAACTGTTCACTAAAAGTCAATTCCTCACCATCAATTACATCAACCTTTACTATCCCTTCAGCAAGCTTTAAGGAGATTTCTAGTGACTCTGCCAAACGAGCTTCAATTCCTTCCTTAATGACAATTCTATCTACCACCACGTCAATGGTATGCTTTTTATTCTTATCCAGGGTAATCTGATCATCAGCCAGGTTAAAAATCTCGCCATTTACCCTCACCCTGGCAAAGCCATTTTTACGTACTTCTTCAAGGAGCTTAAGATGCTCTCCCTTACGGCCCCTTACGAGAGGTGCTAGAACCTGGATTTTTGTTTTTTCTGTCAAAAGCATAAGCTGATCAACCATCTGGCTCACTGTCTGTTGAGATATCGGTTTCCCGCATTCAGGGCAGTGAACCCTCCCCACCCTGGCAAATAGCAGCCTTAAATAGTCATAGATCTCCGTAACAGTTCCCACCGTGCTTCGTGGATTCCTGCTGGTGGTCTTTTGATCTATGGAAATAGCAGGAGACAACCCTTCTATATAATCTACATCTGGTTTATCCATCTGCCCCAGAAACTGCCTGGCATAGGCCGAAAGAGACTCAACATAACGCCTCTGTCCCTCTGCATAGATAGTGTCAAAGGCCAGGGATGACTTACCCGACCCGCTTAGTCCTGTAATTACCACCAGCTTATCTCTTGGTATCTCCACATCTATATTTTTCAAGTTATGAACCCTTGCACCTTTTACAATTAGTTTTTCCTTTGCCATGATTTACACCGCCAATTTCCCTTTTTATCCTTATCTGAGTGTAATTAGTAATTATTATTATTTACACATAAAAATTATAACACTTGTTCCTTGGCGAGGCAATATAAGCCCAAGTTAACATATTTATCAACCAGCAAATATTAATACATGATAATTATGCCAAATGCTGCTAAAAAATGCAGGATTTTAGCAAATTATGGCGAATTGGTTTTAGTTAAAAAAATAAAATGAATAAATGTATCTACAAAGTCTACAATAACTACATTTTATGAGGAGGATAGAGAAAGGTTGGTGAGGATGTTAGATAAAAAGGTACAGTTAGAAAGGAGTAAGCAAATTGAACAAAGACAACAAGAAAAAACAAAACAAACAAACTGGCTCACGAATGTCAATTAAAGCAAAATTGATAGTATCGTTATTATTTATTGTATTAATCTTCGTGGCCTCATCAACTTTTAACTATAACCAGCTCCAGAAAATTGAAACTAACCTGGAGGAACTCAATCAAAAAACCCTAATCTCCAGGTATGCAACTGACCTGGCTGTCGCCAACAAGGAAGCCTATGAATGTTTTGCAGAGCTCTATGTATTTAATAATTTAGATGCGGAAAGAAACTTTAGAAATGCACAAATGAAGTTTAATTCTACCCTCAACGCTTTAAAAAGCCGGGTAGATCCTGAACAAGTATCTCAACTTGAAACAATTGGAACCATCTTCAATAATATGGCAAATCTTTTTGAAAACAGCTTGCTGCCTGCATATCACGAGGGCAATGATTTTACCATGGTTTATGCTATAGAATCAGCCAGGCAAATTATGAGGGATTTAAACATTACCATTAATAATTTAAATTCCCAAAGTCAGTCAGTGTATGCCTTTAGCAGCATGGCAATACAGGGAGTCATTGCAGAAACAACCAGTTACTCTCTCAAGGGTCTGGGAATAGTTATTATATTAGTATCTATAATTTCCGTAATACTCTACTCATCAATTAACAAGCCTATAAAAAATATGATTGCTCTCAGCAACCAGATTGCCAATGGGGATTTGACAGCAGAATTCAGCCAGCATAAGGGCAAGGGAGAAGTTGCAAAATTCATGGCAGCATTTAAAAATATGCAGGACAATCTTAGAGGTCTGGTAAAAAAAGTTTTGGAAATTGCCGAACAGGTTGACACAAGCAGTTCTCAACTAGCTTCAAATGCAGAGGAAACAAGCCAATCAGCTTCACAGGTTGCCGTTACTGTATCAGAGTTGGCTCAAGGCTCTCAGGAACAGCAAAACCTTGTGAATGAGGCTGTTGATTTTATTAACAAGACAGCTGAAAGCATTGCCCTGGTTAATGATAAATCCAGGCAGATGGCTGAAGGCACAGAAAAGGTGATTACCAAGGCCCAAAGTGGAAAAGAAATCATGGAAGAAATGATTTCTCAAATGCAGGCAATAAGTGCTCGTGTAAATTCATCAGCTAGTTCAGTGACAGAGCTCAAGGAGCATTCAAAACAGATCAGCAGCTTTGTGGCAATTATTACTGCTATAGCTGAACAAACAAATTTGCTTGCTTTAAATGCAGCAATTGAAGCTGCAAGGGCAGGGGATCAGGGCAGGGGCTTCGCTGTGGTTGCCGAAGAAGTACGCAAGCTTGCCGAACAATCCAATGATGCTGCCGGAGAAATTGGAGCCATTGTACAAAAGATTCATCAAGAAACTGATTCAGCTGTTTCATCAATGCAGGAAAGCACCCAGGAAGTAACAGAAGGCTCTCAGATAGCTAATGAATCTGGAAAACAGTTTAATGACATTTTCAATGAAGTTAATAACCTTGTCTATTATATAAAGGAAGTCGAATCCATTGCAGCTAAAATAAATACTGACAGCAACCATATGATTGAATCAGTTAATAACATATCCGCAATTACCCAGGAAAATTCTGCAGGCCTGGAAGAGGTGTCAGCTACTACCCAGGAGCAAACGGCAAGCGTTGAAGAGGTGTCCTCTGCTGCTGTACAGTTAGCTGAACTATCCAAGAAGCTTCAGGAGGCTGTCAATAGGTTTAAGATTTAAGGATATTGTTTTATTAACGAAACTGTAGGGAAAATCAAAATCAATAATAATATGAATATGTAAATACTTAAGGGCTGTTTAACAAATGTTTGTGAACAGCCCTTTGAATATTTTTCAATGGTTTTTTAAATAATAGATTTATAAAAGTTTTGTTAAAGGGAGTTTTAATATGATTTATTTCCTTACATTTATTGCTTTAATACTCATATTTAGCACAGGCTTATGGCTTTGGATGAATAGAACTAATGCCCCTGTTCTTCGAAAGATGGTAGACGAAGATGTTCAGCAGGAATTAGATGATAGACAGGAGTTAAGTGAACAAATACTACCTGATGAACCAGAGGTTAATGCCAAAGACAATAGGGATTATTTAAAAGACAAAAGCTAGCCTTATAATGTGACACGGGCCAGCCTTTAAGCCGAGCCTAGACCTTTACTTATAACACTCCTGATATAAGGAACTGCCAATAGAACAAAAGAGTAAATTAGTCCCCAGCCAAAAATCAAGAGAAAGAAAGAGCAAAGAATTAAAGAAAAGACTCCAATAATTCTCTTGTTAACTGAAGTATTTATTTTTATGTAGGCCAGTATGCTTAATAAATAAAGCATTAAGAAGTTCTGACTGACAATTTTCACAAAAAAGGCCAGGGGTATGTTCATTACTCCTATGAGTAGTATTGTTATTCCCCCTGCAGCAAGAATAAAGGCAAGTGAATATCTAGGAACACCCCTGGAATTATTTATTTTCCCAAAGAATACAGGCAAACTTCCTGACCTTCCGCCTGCAAATATTAATCGTGAGGTTCCCCAGACCCATGCATTTCCATTAATTATTATAATTAAAAAGCTTACCAGTCCAATCCACACCTCAAGGCCTGAGCCTACTGAAACTCTAAACATTTCTGCAATAGGTGCCTGAACAGTTTCAGGAGCAGATTGGTTTAGAAGCCCCACTGCATTAACACTGATTCCAAGATAGAGGATCATGATTATCACAAAGCTGATGAACATGCTCTTTGGAAAATCCCTTGCGGGATTCTTAAACTCCTCAGCTATAAAGGACATATTTTCCCATCCAAGAAAAGCCCAAAAGATTAGTGCCATTGCCTCCCATATTCCAAAGATTCCAAATTGGAACTCATATGCACCAGGATTGGCAGCTGCCTTTGGCAGGCCAATGACGACCACTGCAAATAGAAGAATAACCAGACTTACAACTGAAAGGTTTTGAACACTGCTGCTAAACCTTGAACCATTCCAGTTTAGCCCTACAGTAAAAAGGACAATAAAAAAGCCTGCCAGCAGGGTAGTGGTATAAGAAAGACTAAAGGAATATGCCAGGTAGTTTGCGCCTATTAGTGCAAGGGTTGGAATGCCAACAGGAACGCTTCCAATGACTAGATAGGTTGCCCCCTGGGCAAGGGTTTTGCCAAAGGCGTTATTCACAAAACCAGCAACTCCATCTGCAGCAGGAAATTTAACTGTCAAATCGGCAAAAATCAAGATAAAGGGGATTGTAAACAAACCCATTAAAATCCAGGCAATTATGGAATCTGCACCAGATATTGAATAAACAAGTCCAGGTAAAAGCAGTAATCCCGACCCTATAATAGATCCTATTGCTAAAGCCACACTATCAAATAATCCAAGATTCTTCCTAAGCTGATTCAATGCTACCCCTTCTTTCAAATATATACAGTCAAAAAAAATAGCCTAACAATATACGTAGACATAGCTTAATGCATGGGTCACTCCTTGCAAAAGTATGGGGACACACCTTTATTCCTGCCTTGCCCTGAAAATTGAGGTGTGTCCCTGTATCCCGGATATTTCCGTAATTTTACTTTTCCATAATGGAGCACTGGGCGCCGCATTCTGAACATTTCTGCTTCAAGGCTCCTACTGGAGGCTCACCTTTTATGCCTTTAACAAGCTCCATGATTTTCTCAACTTCCTGATCTTCCCCTTCAACCACCATTACAACTGACCCTTCTGATCCGCCAACACCCCCAGCTGAAATACAGTATGCATCAATATCTGCCAGGATTTCCAGGGCTTCTATTTCAGTAAGTGGCAGGCCATAGGTCACAGGCATCAGGCCAACTCGCATGCCGATAGCCTTGTCAAAGGTTTTAATTCCGGAAACATTAGCAGCCAGATTCACATCAGGAATCATCTTTTCCAGCCCAACCGGCATAATTAAATGGCTTCCCCTTGCAACTATAATGGGTAATGCCTTCCCAATTGTGCCTCCTACAGGATTAGCAAGGAGTACTCCTACAACTCCAGCATTGTCAATTGCATTGCCGCCCTTTATGAAAACATCCCCTGCTTCCATTTTTTCAACTGCTTCTGCCCAGCTCATGGGGCTTTTTTCTCCCTTTACGAGAACCACAGGAGCAATACGCTCCTTTTCAGGTGTTACACATTGTCTTCCCCTTGTAATTACTCCGGCTGTATACCTGACCTTATCCACCTTTTCTCCTGTTAATTCCTCCAGGACAAAGGCATTGGTTGTTCCTCCCCCTATAATTATCATGCCATTTTGCATGGCGTTTTGTACCTCAGGAAGAAGAGCAACTGCTTTTGCCAACAGTCTTTTTGATTCTGAAGATGTAAGTGTAAATACGGCTTTCATTATGTAATATACCTCCTTTAATTAGCTGGGACTAGCAAACAAAACAGAGGAAGTCCCTTTGTCCTGTTTTATCTTGTTAGAGTTGCTGCTGCAGATCAAAGATAATGTCCCTTAATTGAGCTGCCCTTTCAAAGTCCAGCCTTGAAGCAGCATCCTTCATTTCTTTCTCCATTTGCTGTATTAAATCCTTTATTTCATGTTTTGCCATTTTGTTAATTTTCTGTTTGGTCAGATATTGGGCCTTATCTTCTGCTACCCTTGAAACCTCTAATACCTTTCTTATCTCTTTTCTTACTGTTTCAGGTGTTATATTATGTTTTCTGTTAAAATCCATTTGTATGTTCCTTCTTCTTTCTGTTTCATCTATGGCCCTTTGCATTGAACCAGTAATTTTGTCTGCATACATAATAACCTCACCATCTATATTGCGTGCAGCCCTGCCTATTGTTTGGATTAATGACCTGTCTGACCTTAAAAAACCTTCCTTGTCTGCGTCTAAAATTGCAACTAAAGACACCTCAGGCAAGTCCAGGCCTTCTCTTAACAGGTTTATGCCTACCAGGACGTCAAACTCTCCAAGACGGAGGTCCCTGATAATTTCCATCCTTTCAATTGTATCAATATCTGAGTGCATATACCTGACCTTGACACCCAATTCCTTAAAGTAATCTGTTAGGTCTTCAGCCATTCTTTTTGTCAGGGTGGTAACAAGAACTCTCTGGTTTTTCCTTATCCTTTTCTTGATTTCGGCAAATAAATCATCCATCTGGCCTTTAATTGGTCGTACTGAAATAACTGGGTCCACCAGTCCAGTAGGCCTGATTATTTGTTCCACAGTCTGCTGGGTGTGTTTTAGCTCATAAGGCCCTGGTGTTGCTGATACATAAACCACCTGGTTAATTTTTTCTTCAAATTCAGCAAACCGTAAAGGCCTATTGTCTAAAGCCGAGGGCAGCCTGAATCCGTGCTCAACAAGGGTTTTCTTACGGGAGTAATCTCCTTCATACATGCCGCCTATTTGGGGAACAGAAACATGGGATTCATCTATCACCAGGAGAAAGTCCTTTGGAAAGTAGTCAATTAATGTAAAGGGCGGCTCTCCTGGTGCCTTCCCGATAAGATGTCTTGAATAATTTTCAATCCCTGAGCAAAAGCCTATTTCCTGCAGCATTTCCAGGTCATATCTGGTTCTCTGCTCCAGCCTTTGTGCCTCCACCAGTTTATTGCTATCCCTTAGCTCCTTGAGCCTATGTTCAAGCTCTGCCTCTATTCTCTTAATTGCTTCCTTGAGCTTGTCCCCTTCTGTAACATAGTGACTGGCAGGAAATATTGATATATGGCTTCTTTGAGAAAGAACTTCTCCTGTCAGGGTATCTATTTCAAGAATTCGCTCAATTTCATCTCCAAACAGCTCTACTCTAATAGCTTTATCTGTAAAGGAAGCTGGAAATATCTCAATGACATCACCACGGACCCTAAAGCTGCCCCTGTGGAAATCATAATCATTTCTATCATATTGGATATCCACTAGTTTTCTTAAGATTTTATCTCTATCATATTCTGCGCCCTCACGCAGTGAAAGAACCAGGTTTTTGTAGTCAATTGGGGAACCTAATCCATAAATACATGAGACACTGGCCACAATAATAACGTCATCTCTCTCAAAAAGGGCACTTGTGGCTGAGTGGCGCATTTTATCTATTTCATCATTTAAAGAGCTGTCTTTTTCAATATAAGTGTCCGTATGAGGAATATATGCCTCAGGCTGATAATAGTCATAATAGCTGACAAAATATTCAACACTGTTCTCAGGAAAAAATTCCTTAAATTCACTGCACAGCTGGGCAGCCAGTATTTTATTATGGGCCATAACCAGGGTTGGCTTCTTGATTCTTTCTATAACCTTGGCCATTGTATAGGTTTTCCCGGTACCTGTTGCACCAAGAAGTATTTGATGCTTGATGTTTTTTTGGATACCATCTACCAGCTCCTCAATAGCCCTTGGCTGGTCTCCCTTTGGAGTATATTCTGAAACAACCTTGAAGGGTCTCATGCCTATACCCACCTCCTTCTCTAGTGTCCTAATTAGTTATATCTAATTTTTCATGAGGCGCATACCATTTATTATTACTAAAAGTGCAGCTCCCGTATCAGCAAAGATGGCCATCCAAAGGGTTGCATTACCTGTAAGGGCAAGGGCTATAAAAACCGCCTTAATTGCCAGGGAAAAGATAATGTTTTCCTTAATGACCCTGACAGTCCTCTTGCTGAGCTTTACAACATAGGGAACCCTGCTGATATCATCTGCCATTAGTGCAATATCTGCTGTTTCAATTGCTGTATCCGTACCAATGGTTCCCATGGCTATCCCAATATCAGCAGCAGCCAGGGCCGGAGCATCATTTACACCGTCTCCCACCATGGCAACCTTGCCCAGGGCTTTCATTTTTCTAATATAATCAAGCTTTTCCTGGGGAAGAAGGTCAGCCTCATAGTCTATTCCCATGTCATGGGCAGCCTTCTGAGCAGCCTGTTCATTATCTCCAGTTAACATGACAACCTTGTTTAGTCCCAATTCCTTTAGCTGCCTTACAGTATCCCTGGCCTCTTCTCTAATACTGTCCTCAAAGGTTATTATTCCTTCAATATGGGTTGAGCTGCCAATAATAACAATGGATTTTTCTTTTACCTTATCCTCTATTATTCTACTATACTCTAAATATTTGTCCTGGTCCATTATCTCTTTAAACAGCTTCATGCTGCCGGCATAATAGGTGTTGGCCCCTATATCCCCAGAAATACCCTTGCCTGTATGCTGTTTAAAATTACTTACCCCATGGAGTTCAAGACCTCTATTTTCTGCTTCCCTAACCAGAGCTTGAGCAAGGGGATGTTTGGTCATTTTTTCTAATGATGCAGCAGTGGTTAATAAATGCTCCTCCAGATTGCCTGATAGAATGTGAATACTTTTTACCCTGGGACAACCTTTTGTAAGGGTTCCTGTCTTGTCAAAAGCAACGGCTTTTAATGTGCCTGCTAGCTCTAAATAACTTCCCCCTTTAATGAGAATACCATTGCGGGCTGCATTACCAATTGCAGCCACCAGAGATACTGGAGTAGAGATTACCAGGGCACATGGGCAGGCAATTACTAAAAGCACTAAGCTCGAATAGAACCACTGCTCAAAGGGAAGCCCCAGGATCCATGTGGGTATAATAGTTAACAGCACAGCTCCCATTATTACTACAGGGGTATAATAATTGGCAAATCTATCAACAAGCTGTTGGACAGGTGCCTTTTCATTTTGAGCCTCCTCAACAAGATGAATAATTCTTGCAAGGGTGCTTTCCCTTGATCTTTTTTCCGTTCTTATTTCCAAATACCCGTCTATATTGATGGTTCCAGCAAAAACCTGATATCCAACACTCTTTTCCACTGGAAGGGATTCACCTGTTATTGGAGATTGATCAATGGAAGTGCTGCCCTTAATAATGGTACCATCCACGGGAATTTTATCCCCTGGCCTTACAATGACCACATGGCCTGGCTCAATCTCTGCAACTGGTACAGTCTTCTCTCTGCCATCTTCAATTATTACTGCCTGCTCAGGAGCTAACTCCATCAACTGACTTATGGATCCTCTTGTTTTTTCTAAGGTTCTGCTCTGTAAAGTGTTTCCTATGGAAAATAAGAGCACTACTGCTGCACCCTCAACCCATTCGCCTATTGCTGCTGCACCAAAAACAGCTATAGTCATGAGCACATTCATATCCAGGTTAAAAGACTTCAGGGAGTTAAGAGCATTTCTAAATATATAAAAACCACCCAAAATAATTGCTGCAGAAAATAAATAAATGCTGAGTGCCTCCAGCTTCAAAGCAAATTGAACTACTACTGCAAATAAGAAAAAAATACCTGACACAATTGTTAGGATTAGACGATTATCCTCGTACCACCTGCTGGCTGCTGTTTTACTGTCATTATTTTTCTGTGGCACGACACCGTACCCCATACTTTTGATTAACTTGATTAATTCATGCTCACTAACCTTATGCTCTATAACAACCTTTCCCACATTAAAATTCAATTGGGCAAATAATACTCCCGGGTATTCTGAAATAGCCTTTTCCAATTTTCGTGCACAATCCAAACAATCTAACCCGCTCAGCCTTAATACTGTTTTTTGCAAGCCCATGTCACCTCTTTTTAGCCAGGGGGACGGTTCTCTTGGCTAAAGTTTGCAGCTTTAGCCAAGAGAACCGTCCCCCTGGTTGTATTAGTATATGCATAAAAGGTTGCAATGTCAATTAAAAAAAGATAAAATATAATAACCTTATTTTTACTGGGAGGTATAGTGTGAAAAGAATCCTTTCGAATATCTTTTTAGTATTAGTGTTGATTTTTGTTCCTGCTTGGTCTGTAGGACAGGATACGATAGTTGTAATTGATGGGGAGGGATATATGTTTGATCCCAGTCCTGTAAATGTTGAGGGACGCAAGCTTGTTCCCATGAGACCTTTGTTTGAGGCTTTTGGAGCAAATGTCCACTGGGATAGTGGAACAAATACTGTTATTTGTTATATAGATGACAGTAAAATACATATTTCAATTGAAGGCTATACTGCTGTCATAGATGGCGAGGAAAAGCTTGTAGATGTGCCGGCAAGATTAATTAACGGATCTACCTTTGTTCCCTTAAGATTTATTGGTGAAGCCCTAGGGTATGCTGTAAATTGGGATAATGCAACCAAAACTATTCAAATCTCCATTCCCGGGAATGGTAATGATGATAGTGATATCCTCTACTCAGTTAACGGTATTGCATCATGGTATGGAGGCAAATTCCATGGCAGAAGGACATCAAGTGGGGAGGTTTTTAATCAGCATGAATTTACTGCTGCCCACAGGACCCTTCC of the Desulfitibacter alkalitolerans DSM 16504 genome contains:
- a CDS encoding methyl-accepting chemotaxis protein, with product MNKDNKKKQNKQTGSRMSIKAKLIVSLLFIVLIFVASSTFNYNQLQKIETNLEELNQKTLISRYATDLAVANKEAYECFAELYVFNNLDAERNFRNAQMKFNSTLNALKSRVDPEQVSQLETIGTIFNNMANLFENSLLPAYHEGNDFTMVYAIESARQIMRDLNITINNLNSQSQSVYAFSSMAIQGVIAETTSYSLKGLGIVIILVSIISVILYSSINKPIKNMIALSNQIANGDLTAEFSQHKGKGEVAKFMAAFKNMQDNLRGLVKKVLEIAEQVDTSSSQLASNAEETSQSASQVAVTVSELAQGSQEQQNLVNEAVDFINKTAESIALVNDKSRQMAEGTEKVITKAQSGKEIMEEMISQMQAISARVNSSASSVTELKEHSKQISSFVAIITAIAEQTNLLALNAAIEAARAGDQGRGFAVVAEEVRKLAEQSNDAAGEIGAIVQKIHQETDSAVSSMQESTQEVTEGSQIANESGKQFNDIFNEVNNLVYYIKEVESIAAKINTDSNHMIESVNNISAITQENSAGLEEVSATTQEQTASVEEVSSAAVQLAELSKKLQEAVNRFKI
- a CDS encoding APC family permease, with protein sequence MNQLRKNLGLFDSVALAIGSIIGSGLLLLPGLVYSISGADSIIAWILMGLFTIPFILIFADLTVKFPAADGVAGFVNNAFGKTLAQGATYLVIGSVPVGIPTLALIGANYLAYSFSLSYTTTLLAGFFIVLFTVGLNWNGSRFSSSVQNLSVVSLVILLFAVVVIGLPKAAANPGAYEFQFGIFGIWEAMALIFWAFLGWENMSFIAEEFKNPARDFPKSMFISFVIIMILYLGISVNAVGLLNQSAPETVQAPIAEMFRVSVGSGLEVWIGLVSFLIIIINGNAWVWGTSRLIFAGGRSGSLPVFFGKINNSRGVPRYSLAFILAAGGITILLIGVMNIPLAFFVKIVSQNFLMLYLLSILAYIKINTSVNKRIIGVFSLILCSFFLLIFGWGLIYSFVLLAVPYIRSVISKGLGSA
- the uvrB gene encoding excinuclease ABC subunit UvrB, with amino-acid sequence MRPFKVVSEYTPKGDQPRAIEELVDGIQKNIKHQILLGATGTGKTYTMAKVIERIKKPTLVMAHNKILAAQLCSEFKEFFPENSVEYFVSYYDYYQPEAYIPHTDTYIEKDSSLNDEIDKMRHSATSALFERDDVIIVASVSCIYGLGSPIDYKNLVLSLREGAEYDRDKILRKLVDIQYDRNDYDFHRGSFRVRGDVIEIFPASFTDKAIRVELFGDEIERILEIDTLTGEVLSQRSHISIFPASHYVTEGDKLKEAIKRIEAELEHRLKELRDSNKLVEAQRLEQRTRYDLEMLQEIGFCSGIENYSRHLIGKAPGEPPFTLIDYFPKDFLLVIDESHVSVPQIGGMYEGDYSRKKTLVEHGFRLPSALDNRPLRFAEFEEKINQVVYVSATPGPYELKHTQQTVEQIIRPTGLVDPVISVRPIKGQMDDLFAEIKKRIRKNQRVLVTTLTKRMAEDLTDYFKELGVKVRYMHSDIDTIERMEIIRDLRLGEFDVLVGINLLREGLDLPEVSLVAILDADKEGFLRSDRSLIQTIGRAARNIDGEVIMYADKITGSMQRAIDETERRRNIQMDFNRKHNITPETVRKEIRKVLEVSRVAEDKAQYLTKQKINKMAKHEIKDLIQQMEKEMKDAASRLDFERAAQLRDIIFDLQQQL
- a CDS encoding heavy metal translocating P-type ATPase; this encodes MQKTVLRLSGLDCLDCARKLEKAISEYPGVLFAQLNFNVGKVVIEHKVSEHELIKLIKSMGYGVVPQKNNDSKTAASRWYEDNRLILTIVSGIFFLFAVVVQFALKLEALSIYLFSAAIILGGFYIFRNALNSLKSFNLDMNVLMTIAVFGAAAIGEWVEGAAVVLLFSIGNTLQSRTLEKTRGSISQLMELAPEQAVIIEDGREKTVPVAEIEPGHVVIVRPGDKIPVDGTIIKGSTSIDQSPITGESLPVEKSVGYQVFAGTINIDGYLEIRTEKRSRESTLARIIHLVEEAQNEKAPVQQLVDRFANYYTPVVIMGAVLLTIIPTWILGLPFEQWFYSSLVLLVIACPCALVISTPVSLVAAIGNAARNGILIKGGSYLELAGTLKAVAFDKTGTLTKGCPRVKSIHILSGNLEEHLLTTAASLEKMTKHPLAQALVREAENRGLELHGVSNFKQHTGKGISGDIGANTYYAGSMKLFKEIMDQDKYLEYSRIIEDKVKEKSIVIIGSSTHIEGIITFEDSIREEARDTVRQLKELGLNKVVMLTGDNEQAAQKAAHDMGIDYEADLLPQEKLDYIRKMKALGKVAMVGDGVNDAPALAAADIGIAMGTIGTDTAIETADIALMADDISRVPYVVKLSKRTVRVIKENIIFSLAIKAVFIALALTGNATLWMAIFADTGAALLVIINGMRLMKN
- a CDS encoding septal ring lytic transglycosylase RlpA family protein; this translates as MKRILSNIFLVLVLIFVPAWSVGQDTIVVIDGEGYMFDPSPVNVEGRKLVPMRPLFEAFGANVHWDSGTNTVICYIDDSKIHISIEGYTAVIDGEEKLVDVPARLINGSTFVPLRFIGEALGYAVNWDNATKTIQISIPGNGNDDSDILYSVNGIASWYGGKFHGRRTSSGEVFNQHEFTAAHRTLPFGTLVNVTFMDTGKSIQVRINDRGPYVQDRIIDLSRAAAEAIGLRPHGLGEVRIEVLSN